The window CCGAAGCTGTGGGAAGCGGTTGAACTACGGGAATGGCCGATACCGGCCCGGAAAGCTGCACCAGCGCGGCGGCGCCCAGTGTGAGCAGCGCGATACGGCGCGTTTTCGTCGTATTCATGAAGCCCCCTGAACCCCGGCCTGTCCGGTCCCTTGCCCGTGCGAGAGGCCGCAATTCGGTTCGTCGCACAAGCAAACTGCGACCAGTTGCATCGCCAGCGGGGTGGATGGAGCCCGTTAACGAAGTCTGAAAATGGCGGATTTCCGCCATTTCAGCTTCATGGAACGGCGCATGCGGGGCATCCTGACAGGCGCGTTAACCAGCGGATTTCCGGTACTTTTCGGCCCGTCGCCCAGCCGTTTCGGCGAAATGCCCTTGATCATGGGTGCCGACCGGGCCGAAAACGCTCGATCGGCACGTCTTCAGATCGAGTCGATCACTCGTGACGCAGCGCGTCGATGGGGTTCAGCGCCGCCGCCCGGCGCGCCGGGAAGTAGCCGAAGACCACGCCGATCACTGCCGAGACGATGAAGGCCATCACGTTGCTGGACATGTCGAAAGTCCACGGCACCTGCATCAGCGGCGTCGCCAATGCGATCAGCACTTGCGCCAGCAGCAGCCCGACGATGCCGCCAAGGCACGACAGCACGATCGCCTCGACCAGGAACTGCATCAGGACCTCGCGCGCCAGAGCACCGATGGCGAGGCGGATGCCGATCTCGCGCGTGCGCTCCGTCACCGAGACCAGCATGATGTTCATGATGCCGATGCCGCCGACGACAAGGCTGATCGCGGCGACGGCGGTGACGATGCCGGTCAGCAGCCCGGTGGTCTGGCTGAGCGTATCGGAAATCTGCTTGGTATCGAAGATGTTGAAGTCATCCTCCGCCCCTTCGGACAGATGGCGACGCTCACGCAGCAGGGCGCTGAGCGAATCCTGCACCTGCTTGCTCTGGTAGTTGGTATCGACGCCGACGAGGATCATGCGCACGTCGGTGGAGCCGATGAAGCGGCGCTGCACGGTCTTGATCGGCATGATCACGACATCGTCCTGATCGCCGCCGAAGCCTGCCTGCCCCTTGGTCTCCAGCGTGCCCACCACGGTACAGCTTACGGTGCCCACGCGCATGCGCTTGCCGATCGGATCGACCACCTTGAACAGGTTGGTCTGCACGGTGGAGCCGATGATGCAAGCGGCGCTGCCCGCCTGCTCCTCCAGCGGAGTGAACAGGCGCCCGGCGCTCAGCTTCCAGGGCTGGACGGTGAAATAGGCATTGGTGGTGCCGTTGATCGTGGTGGACCAGTTGGCGCCGTCGTAGATCACCCGCGCGGTGCTCTGCGCCTGCGGGGCCACGGCAACGACGCCTGCCACCTGCTGGCGGATCGCCTCGACATCGTCGCTCTTGAAATCCTGCGGCAGCGCGCCGCCGCCGCCGCGTCCGAAGCCCTGCCCCGGACGTACCATCAGCACGTTGGTGCCCAGCTGCGCGATCTGCGCCTGCACGGCGGCCGTCGTCGCCTTGCCCAGCGTCACCATGGTGACGACCGCCGAGACGCCGATGACGATGCCCAGGATCGTCAGGAACGAGCGCAACAGGTGGCGGCGGATCGAGCGCAGCGCCAGCATGAACACGGTGCCGAGCATCAGGCGAGCCCCTCTGTCGAGCCGTCCGGCTCGCTGATATCCTGCGCAGGCCGGTCAGGCTCGGGCATCTCGCCCGAACGGTGGCCGCGCTCGATCCGGTCCACCAGACCGTCGCGGAAATGGACGATGGTGCGCGCGAAGGCGGCCATGTCGGGCTCGTGCGTCACCATCAGCACGGTGATCCCCTGCTCGCGGTTCAGCCGGGTGAGCAGTTCCATGATCTCCACCGAGCGTTCGGAATCGAGGTTGCCGGTCGGCTCGTCCGCCAGCAGCACGTCAGGGCTGGTGACGATGGCGCGGGCAATCGCCACGCGCTGCTGCTGGCCGCCCGAAAGCTCCGCCGGGGTGTGGTCCCACCATTCCTTGAGGCCCACCTTGTCGAGCGCATCGAGCGCGGCAAGGCGCCGTTCGCGCTTGGGATCGCCGCGATAGACCAGCGGCAGCTCGACATTCTCCAGCGCGCTGGTGCGCGAGAGCAGGTTGAAGCCCTGGAACACGAAGCCCAGATAGCGCCGCCGCAGCATCGCGCGCTGGTCGCGGTCGAGCGCCTCGACGTGGTGGCCCTTGAACAGGAACGCGCCGCCCGTGGGCACGTCGAGGCAGCCGAGCATGTTCATCGTCGTCGACTTGCCCGAGCCCGAAGGCCCCATCACCGCCACGAAATCGCCGCGCTCGATATCGAGATCGACGCCTTTCAGCGCATGGAACGCGGTCGCCCCGGTGCCATAGACCTTGGTGATCCCGCGCAGCCGGATGAGCGGGTCGGCAGCGGCGGCCATGTCACCCACCCTTGGCGCCGGCCGCAGCGGAACCGGCGGCGGACAGCGTGCCGGTGATGACCTGCATGCCCGGCTTGAGCCCGCCCGAGACGACTTCGGTATTGGTGCCGTCGGTATTGCCGGTAACGATCTCGACCGCCTGCGGCTCGCCCTTCTTGCCCAGCACGTAGATCGTCTGGGTGCTGCCGCGCCCGATCGTCGCGCCCTTGTCGGTCGCCCCGCCCCGGCGCGGCGGACCGCCCAGGATCGCCTTGGCGAAGCCGCCGCTGGCGCCTGCCCCTTCGGCAGGCTTGAAGCGCAGCGCGGTGTTGGGGATCATCAGCACATTCGCCTTGTCCGAGGTGACGATATCGGCGGTCGCGGTCATGCCGGGGCGCAGCTTGAGGTCGTTGTTGGCGACCGAAAGATCGGCCGCGTAGGACACCACCTGCCCGCTCGACGACGACGAACTGGTGCTGCTGGTCGTGCTGGAGCTGGACGAGGATGACGAGCTGCTGACCGTCAGGTTCGAGCCGATCTCCACCCGCGTGATCTGCGCATCGAACGTCTGGCTGGGGAAAGCATCGACCGTGAACGTCGCCTTCTGGCCGTCCTTCACGGTGCCCACGTCCGCCTCGTCGATCGAGACTTCCAGCTTCATCTTGGAAAGATCCTCGGCGATGACGAACAGCGTCGGCGTGCTGAACGAAGACGCCACGGTCTGGCCGGGATCGACCTGACGCGCCAAGACCACGCCCGACACCGGCGAGCGGATCACCGCATAGGTACGCTGCGTCTTGGTCTGCGCCAGCGAGGCGCGGCTGGCCTCTGCGGTGGCGACGGCCTGCGCGAGCGCCGCCTTGGCGCGCTGCACATCGGCGCGCGCGGTCTGCATCTCGGTTCCCGAAGGCACCTTGCCGCCCGAGAGGCGATAAACCTCTTCCTGCCGGGCCAGCTGCGCCGTGTTTTCGGCCAGCGTCGCCTTGGCGGTGCCGATCGCGGCGACATTGGCGTTGATCGTCGCCTCGCCCTGCCGGATCTGGTCGTCGATCTGCTCGGGGTCGATCTCGGCGAGCACCTGTCCCTTGGTGACGCGATCGTTCACGTCCACCAGCACCCGCACGATCTGGCCGGAAAGCTGCGCGCCCACCGTCACCTGATTGGTCGGCGCAAGGTTGCCGGTGGCCGAGACGGTCGTCACCAAACGCCCGGTTTCGGCCTTCGCGGTCGCATACTTGGGCGCGTCCGATCCGCCCATGCAGCGGCTGAGCAGCAGCACGAGCACCACCAGCACGACGATGGCGACGATCCACCAGCGCCAGCGCTGCCAGCGCGTGCGGGGCTTTTCGCCGAGGAAGTCTTCGAGATCGCTGTCCGCCATGGTCTGTCCTGCCGGTGGGGTCTGGTGATCCGTCCCGCTCACTGTGCGGGTCCGGCCTGAGTTTGGGATGTGCTGGAACTGGAAGCGCCGGTGGCCGAAAGCCCTGCGGGCATCGGCGTGTTGCCGGTATCGGGCAGGCGATTGGCATCCCAGCCGCCGCCCAGCGCCACATAGAGCGCGACGATCGCCTGCGCCTTGTCCGACCGCGCCTGCGCCAGCCCGTCGCGCGCCGAGATCAGCGAGGATTCGGCGGTGTTGAGCGTGGTGAAGTCGGTCAGCCCCGAACGATACTGGCTGCGTGCGAGCACCGCCGAATTGGTCGCCGCGTCGAGCGCGATGGCATACTGCACTTCGCGCGCGCGGGCCGCATCGAGCGCGACCATCGCGTTCTCGGTATCCTCCAGCGCGCTGAGCACGGCGGACTTGTAGGCCGCGAAGGCCTCATCCGCCGCCGCGCGGTTCGACCGCACTTGCGCCGAGGCCGCGCCGCCGTTGAAGATCGTGTGCGACAGCGTGCCGAACAGCGATCCGGTGATCGTGTCGAGCAGGCTGGAGAGGCTCGTGGCGTTGCTGGTCAGAGAGCCGCCGATCGACAGCGAGGGCAGCAGCGCCGCCTTGGCAACCCCGATCCGCGCCACGGCAGCGGCGAGCGAGCGCTCTGCCGAGCGGACATCCGGGCGCTGGCGCAGGGTATCGGCGGGAACGCCCACGCCGACGATATCCTCGCCCGCGAGCGATCCATCGGCAGCAGAGTGCGTCGCCGGGATTGGCGCGGGGGTTGCCAGCAGCGCCTTGAACGTGCCGGGCGCCTGCCCGGTCAGCACGCCGATGCGCGCGACGGCGGTGTTGTAGGACTGCTCCAGCGTCGGGATCGTCGCGGCGGTCTGCGCCCGGCTGGCACGCGCCGTCTCGACATCGACCGACGTGGTCAGCCCGGCCTGCACACGCCACTGGGCGATCTGCAGGTTCTCGTCGAGGATTGTCAGGCTGTCGCGCGCATTGGCCAGCTGCGCCTGATAGCCGCGCGCCAGCATGTAGTTCTTCGCGACCTCGCTCTCCACCGAGAGCAGCGTGGTGGCATAGTCGTAGCCGCTGGCCTGATAGGCATCGCGCGAAGCCTCGACCGAGCGACGCACCCCGCCGAACAGATCAAGCTGATAGCTGGCATCGAGGCCGACCGAATAGTTGGTCGTCCCCCGCTGCCCGAATAGACATAGCCCGAGGAACCGGCGGTCGCCGCGCCGTTGGCCCGCGCACCTGCTCATAGCGCGTCGCGCCTGCCGATCCGCTGAGCGTCGGGAACAGCGAGCCCTGGCTGACCTTCAGCGCCTCTCGCGCCTGCCGCAGCCGCGCCACCGCCTGCGCCAGATCGAGGTTGTTCGCCGCCGCCAGCTCGACCACTTGGGTCAGCACCGGGTCGTCGAACCGGCTCCACCAGCGGGTCAGGTCCTCGCGCTCGGTAGAGGCCGGGACCGACCAGGCATCGGGAACGCCAAGGTCTGCCGCCGCGCGGGCGTGATAGTTCGGCCCGACGGCGCAGGCGCCCAGCGCGCCGCTCATCACCGCGCACAGCGTTACAGTG of the Novosphingobium sp. 9 genome contains:
- a CDS encoding ABC transporter permease, with product MLGTVFMLALRSIRRHLLRSFLTILGIVIGVSAVVTMVTLGKATTAAVQAQIAQLGTNVLMVRPGQGFGRGGGGALPQDFKSDDVEAIRQQVAGVVAVAPQAQSTARVIYDGANWSTTINGTTNAYFTVQPWKLSAGRLFTPLEEQAGSAACIIGSTVQTNLFKVVDPIGKRMRVGTVSCTVVGTLETKGQAGFGGDQDDVVIMPIKTVQRRFIGSTDVRMILVGVDTNYQSKQVQDSLSALLRERRHLSEGAEDDFNIFDTKQISDTLSQTTGLLTGIVTAVAAISLVVGGIGIMNIMLVSVTERTREIGIRLAIGALAREVLMQFLVEAIVLSCLGGIVGLLLAQVLIALATPLMQVPWTFDMSSNVMAFIVSAVIGVVFGYFPARRAAALNPIDALRHE
- a CDS encoding ABC transporter ATP-binding protein; this encodes MAAAADPLIRLRGITKVYGTGATAFHALKGVDLDIERGDFVAVMGPSGSGKSTTMNMLGCLDVPTGGAFLFKGHHVEALDRDQRAMLRRRYLGFVFQGFNLLSRTSALENVELPLVYRGDPKRERRLAALDALDKVGLKEWWDHTPAELSGGQQQRVAIARAIVTSPDVLLADEPTGNLDSERSVEIMELLTRLNREQGITVLMVTHEPDMAAFARTIVHFRDGLVDRIERGHRSGEMPEPDRPAQDISEPDGSTEGLA
- a CDS encoding efflux RND transporter periplasmic adaptor subunit, coding for MADSDLEDFLGEKPRTRWQRWRWWIVAIVVLVVLVLLLSRCMGGSDAPKYATAKAETGRLVTTVSATGNLAPTNQVTVGAQLSGQIVRVLVDVNDRVTKGQVLAEIDPEQIDDQIRQGEATINANVAAIGTAKATLAENTAQLARQEEVYRLSGGKVPSGTEMQTARADVQRAKAALAQAVATAEASRASLAQTKTQRTYAVIRSPVSGVVLARQVDPGQTVASSFSTPTLFVIAEDLSKMKLEVSIDEADVGTVKDGQKATFTVDAFPSQTFDAQITRVEIGSNLTVSSSSSSSSSSTTSSTSSSSSSGQVVSYAADLSVANNDLKLRPGMTATADIVTSDKANVLMIPNTALRFKPAEGAGASGGFAKAILGGPPRRGGATDKGATIGRGSTQTIYVLGKKGEPQAVEIVTGNTDGTNTEVVSGGLKPGMQVITGTLSAAGSAAAGAKGG
- a CDS encoding TolC family protein → MSRCAGQRRGDRRFLGLCLFGQRGTTNYSVGLDASYQLDLFGGVRRSVEASRDAYQASGYDYATTLLSVESEVAKNYMLARGYQAQLANARDSLTILDENLQIAQWRVQAGLTTSVDVETARASRAQTAATIPTLEQSYNTAVARIGVLTGQAPGTFKALLATPAPIPATHSAADGSLAGEDIVGVGVPADTLRQRPDVRSAERSLAAAVARIGVAKAALLPSLSIGGSLTSNATSLSSLLDTITGSLFGTLSHTIFNGGAASAQVRSNRAAADEAFAAYKSAVLSALEDTENAMVALDAARAREVQYAIALDAATNSAVLARSQYRSGLTDFTTLNTAESSLISARDGLAQARSDKAQAIVALYVALGGGWDANRLPDTGNTPMPAGLSATGASSSSTSQTQAGPAQ
- a CDS encoding TolC family protein, whose amino-acid sequence is MMKRTGLNLVPTVTLCAVMSGALGACAVGPNYHARAAADLGVPDAWSVPASTEREDLTRWWSRFDDPVLTQVVELAAANNLDLAQAVARLRQAREALKVSQGSLFPTLSGSAGATRYEQVRGPTARRPPVPRAMSIRAAGDDQLFGRPRCQLSA